The genomic region TGTGGTGAAGGCAATGCTGCGGGTGTGGATTTTGTTGTGCAAAGCGAAGTGGTTATGGTTGGAGGGAGGGAAGGCAGGTGTGATGAGAAAAATGTGGGGGATGATGGGTTGGTGTTGTATAGGAGTTTGAACAATGTTGGGCGAGAGACAAGGGTAGGGGTGAGTGTAGCAATTTATGAGAGGATGAAGTGGGAGCAAGGGAGGGTTGGGTGGGTGGGGGGAGAAGAAGGGACAGTGAGAGTTGAGAGGGTTGAGGACTATGGAGGGGTGGGTGAGTGGAAGAAGTTGGGATTTTTTGTATTGGTTGAGAGGTTTGCTTTGaagagaatggatgggaactTGGTTTTTAGTCATGATTTCAGGCACACTCATCAGATTAGGACTAAATGGGAAtgaaattttgtctttttttttgtgttctaCATATGCTATTTTTGTATCAAATTTCAGATTTTGCATCCCAAACAAATTTTCAGATGGGGTATTTGAACATTGTTCTAGCTTATGGACTTAGTATGCCTTTTGAAGTACTTTTTTGATTTATGAAAGTGTAAATTTACTTGTATATTACAAACCCATTGATCTAAGAAACGCATTTGAGGAATGTTCACATAATTTTGATCAATGTTGTTTACAATGTCCCATGTTCACACAAAGTGTACATTTACTTATGATCTAATATACAAAagtagataaaaaaaatttgtccgACAGTTGAATCAAGTGGACTATTCTACACACTCGCACAAGTCTAAGGTCATCATATTAGAGTATGTACCTACATAGAGTTAAGTGGTACTTAAATATAGAGGATTTCACCTTGTGAGTAGATTAGACAGTTCACGTGATCCGACTATCGGAAACAAAAATTTCTCCTAAAACTGAGCCTGATTCTTAGTTCGAAGCCAGATTTGTTACATCGTCATATAGTTCAAAATCAAGAATTCATATGGAAATTTCTTATTGACTAATAATTGTAAGAAAATTCTTGAATTCCTTGCAGTCATAGACTCATATATGACTCATATGGGGCCCAAACGGGCCAACCCCACGAGCCTTGGGTGCAAGTGTTACACCTACACGCCTCAGCTTTACTATGACAACCACATATTGTCAAATCTTATCAAGAAGGGCGATTGTCTCACCTAATAATTGACAACATTCAacacataaataaaatattcaaataataGTCAACAAGAGCAGCAAACAATTGACCAAGTCAGATTCCACAAGTCAGTTTACCCTCAAAGACAAACTTACAAGAAACCATATCCTTTTTTTTATCTCAAGAACCGAGAGAAAAATCCGAGTGAAAATTTTTCTCATTGCCACCGCCGGAGGGTGCAAATTCCGGCATCATCCCAGATGGAGTGCCAAAACAATAATTTGTTAGTGTAAAGTACTATAATTGAGAACAATGTTTGACTACTCAAATATGAGTAGGAACTTCTACTCATAATTCTTTGTGTTTGAATTACAAAATTTTGTGTCtatgatcagaaccgttcatattacaAATCACTTTGAAAAGACCATCtctgcgaaaaaaaaaaaaaaaaaaaaaactaagatcGTTTAATCAATCTATTGTAGAAAATATATAGACGGTTTGTAATACTTTTACCAGTTTcgttcatttattttaaaataattaaataactaaacaaccttaatttaaatttattttttgcataggCAATTATAATATGTACAATTTCGATCATATACACAATGTTTTTTAAATACGAAACAAACAATTTTAAatagaaacttaaaaaaaaaaaaaaaaatacagtagAATAGTTGCAAgtcattattataattatttttctgatagctatagtttttttgttttttggtccgATGGTTTAATCTTATCTTTGATTTGGTCGTGTATGGACCCAAGCAGAGAGTCAGAAATTGACAATTTGCAACAGAGATATGTTATCCACacatcttattttacttttctcatacattttgataatttctgtctgTTAATCTCTTTTAATTTATCCGATCTGatgatcgaaaattaaaaagatatgtgaaaagtaaaatgaaatgtgtgaatatcacatcccTTTACAGTAAATGCCAGTAAGGTTCGTACACTTCTCAATCACTCTAAGCTGGAAAAAGTCTTCGGCACAATGTGTGTGGGTCCTCTATCGTTTGTAGCACCTTCTTAGAAGGGTGCATTGAGCCTTTAAGTAACAGTACTTATCTATACGAGGATGACTTCCGTTACCGTGACACATGCCAACAATACAAAGGTGTGTGTAACTTTGTGTTCGTAAAGTTGACACAAAATATCATAATAATATTATAATCGTATCATATAAGTAGTTATTCTCTATATACCactaatttttcaaatattctCAGCAGCAAACAGTTTTCTGAATTACAGTCACCTAAACCATAACTAGGAGTTTACGTGGCTAGGACTCTAGGTAAGTTCTCAGGAAGTTTCTGACTTCGTGAATTCTATAAATTAAAAGTCTGCAAGCAAGTAATTTCATCAAAGCAATTTGAAAGTGAGCCAGTCTTTCTTTCCTTAAACAGTTGTCTTCTTTAATTTGGTCACAAAAATGTATGTGACAAAGCCTCTGTCTGTGTGTAGAAGATCTCCTCCATCACTGTCTCTACCACCGGAGGGGCCAAATTCTGGTTATCTTGTACTCCATGACGACGATTCAGTTGAGATAAACTGTTGCGGATGCGAAGATGACCGCGTCAACGGCCTGCCTTTCCCTCAGAACAAGGATCTAAGAGTTAGATATAACTCAGATGGCGATGATGTTGCATTCATTCCCGTGATTAATCAGCCCTTGTCTTCCAATCGATACCATGCCATACTTCGAAGAGGGCGCCATAAAGGGTATGCAtataaattagattttgatcagtCCTTCATGTAATTAATTTTCACATAACGGTGTTACTGTCGCGTACGAAGTTGTACATTAAACATTGATACTGAGAATTTAATTTGCAGGGAAGCATGCACAAATACGAGGGAAGAGGACACGGATATTGGCTGTTGCGGAGGTAAGAGTATTCCAGATGCTAAACCAAGGCCATTGAATCCGTCAGACATATATCAACAAATTGAGATAGTTCAAAGGGGGAGCGACCGCAGTGAGTTTTTTGCCAAGTCTGTTGATCCAGATGGTTTTCCTCCTTACTTCTTGAGGAGGAAAGGGTGGCGCGTGGGAATGAGCAAGCCGCGTCGTTACGAATTAGGTGAAGCCTCGGGACTCAACTCCTCGCTACGAGCAAGCCTTCCCGGGTTTGAGTTTCCATTATCACATGATTGCTCTGAAGTTGTGTGCGTTGGCAAGTGGTATTGTCCTTT from Pyrus communis chromosome 4, drPyrComm1.1, whole genome shotgun sequence harbors:
- the LOC137730721 gene encoding uncharacterized protein — encoded protein: MYVTKPLSVCRRSPPSLSLPPEGPNSGYLVLHDDDSVEINCCGCEDDRVNGLPFPQNKDLRVRYNSDGDDVAFIPVINQPLSSNRYHAILRRGRHKGEACTNTREEDTDIGCCGGKSIPDAKPRPLNPSDIYQQIEIVQRGSDRSEFFAKSVDPDGFPPYFLRRKGWRVGMSKPRRYELGEASGLNSSLRASLPGFEFPLSHDCSEVVCVGKWYCPFMFVKEGGVKLKDQMKYSMYYEIKLEQRWEKIFDSVNEDAGSKKNPAVFVDAFVQREVVFVGGNEAVWDERNADPGAGDMFMWFKSFDGAGRETSVALSMKVVERVKWEQERVGWVGGDERKVRVERVEEFGGTGGGGWKRFSCYVLVERFVLKRMSTTGSAAVLLAYDFKHTHQIRSKWE